TTAAAATTAAGTATTTTCTATAATTTCTTTTTAACTTTTTTTTAAACTTATTTTTACCACAACATTTATATATTTTTGTGTATAAATTATGATTTATAGGTATCTATAATATATCTAGTATGGATTGATTTATATGCTTAAAAAAAGGGATAAAATGGGTTATGGCGAAGATATGAATCATCAGATAGTAAAGTCTATTGAAAAAATGAACAGCCACAGTGATAAATTATTTTATGAGCAGTTATATCTTCAAAAAGATCCTGTAAAATACAATGAATTTAAAGATTGGTGTATTGAAAGAGGATATTTAAATGAATTGTATAAAAAAGAGTAATATCTGTTATTTTATTATATGTATGTAATTTTTAAATGCTCTTTAACTAAAAATAAATAAGAGAATGTAAAAATAAGTGTGGGAGCTGTAATTGGGAGTGTTAATAAAAAATTAATGGTGAAATCAAATTATTTAAAATAGCCTCATAATAACTCTGTGTGATTGAAGAATTAACTGATTGTAAGGTAGTTGGCAATATTAATTCTAAAAAAACATGATTTATTATATAAATAAAATTAAAATAAAAAAAATATTATGGTTTCATCATCAAATCCATAATACTGAAAGCTTCATTTTCTTTTTTAATGCCTGGTCCGTTTAATCCGCCAAATGCATTTTTTGCAAATTCCTTGTTAAGTCTTTTAGAAACTTCACCAAAAATCATTTTATAAGCCTTACATTGAGGATCAACAGCTTTTGGAGTTTTACTGGCTACAATAGCATTATATGGACATCCGCCTTCGCAATATTTTACATATCTGCATTTGGCACAGTTTTCATCAACATATTCTCTAAATTCTTGAAGTTTTGCCCATGCGTCAGACTCTTTTAGCTTATCAAAACTTGGGTTTGCTTTGACATTGCCTAAAATATATTCATCCATTCCTACAAACCTGTAGCATGGATAAATTGAACCGTCTGCACCGACAGCTAATGTTGTACCTATACAATCTGCAAACGTACATAATGTTCCCCTTCTTCTGAATGTACTTTTAGCAATGTGGTCAAGATCCATTACACTGAATTTATCTAAATCATAAAGATACTTGTCTAGCCAGTCTATTAAAAGTTTTCCGTGTTCTTCCTGATCAAGAGCCCATGGGTCAGCATTGTCTCCACGTAGTGACGGAAGTGCAGCATGTATTTTTAAATTCATACCATGGGATTTGAAAAATTCATATAACTCGTCACTGTAGTCTTTGGAATATTGAGTTACTGTTAAAACAAAGTTTATGTTTAATCCTTTTTCTTTTGCTCTTTCATATCTGCCAATGGTTTTTTTAAAGTAACCTTCTGCTCTTTGATAGTCATTAATTTCTTCAGGTCCGTCAATACTGGTACTTACAGCAACATTGTACTTTAAAAATAAATCGATTAGTTCATCTGAAAGTAACCAGATATTACTTTGAAGTGAAAAACCTTCTAAATTGTCTATTTTGGATAATTTTTCTAAAGCTTCAGCATAGAAATCATAGCCTGCAAGAAGAGGTTCTCCTCCGTGGAATGTAAAATGAACTTTATCATCTCTGAAATCTTTTAACCATGTGATAATGTCATCAATTACGCTAATGTCCATCATTTCTTTTGTTGATTCTGAACCCCAACAGTATTTGCAGTTGCATTGGCAACCTAAAGTGGGAATTATCATTACATGAAAAGTCATTTTATCCGTAATATTTATTTAATTCTTTTAAAAGTTCTTTTTTTTCGTCTTCTTCCATACTATCATTTACAAAGAAAATATAACCGCAATCTTCGCATTTTACAGTGTCTAACTCTGCATGTGCTCTGTGATTGTCTAACATTTTTCTGTGTACATGTTTATCTTTGGAACCGCATTTTGGGCATGGAGCTAATATTTCTTCGAGTTTCATGTTTATCACTTTTTATTTTATTATTTAAAAAAATTTCTGATATATTTTCATACCGATACTTTTTACGAATAATACTTTAAATTTAAAGAAATGGCCTTCAAATTCTTTTTTAACTTTATCAAGTTCTTTTGGAATGTCCAGGTGTTGGGGGCATTTTCTTAAGCACTTTCTGCATCCATTACATAATCCTGCATTTGAACTGTCTATCATAATTCCGCTTACAGTTAAATAATAATCGATTAAGCTTTGATTTAAAAGGCCTTTTTGATTGAATAAATATTTTTCATTATATATTTTCATGCATTCAGGAATATTCACGCCTCTGGGGCAGGGCAGGCAGTATCCGCAGCTTGTACAGTTAATTTGAAGCAATTCTTTTAAGGCTCTTTTTGCATAATCGATTGTTTCAAGTTCTTCCAAACTCATGGAATGGGGTTCAACACTATTTCCAATAGCTATATTTTCATCAATTTGAGCTATGTTATTCATTCCTGAAAATACACAGGTTATTTCAGGATGATTTAAAATCCAGGATATGCTCCATTCTGCATTTGTTTTTGAGGGGTCGGCTTTTTTAAATATACTTTCAACTTTATCAGGCATTTTCCCGGCTAAAATTCCACCTTTTAAAGGTTCCATTACAAAAATTCCCATTCCTTTTGATGCTGCATGGTGAATTCCTTCAATATCTGCCTGAACATTGTTATCAAAGTAATTATATTGGATCATCACCATATCCCAGTCATATGCATCAAGTAATAATGGAAATTCTTCAGTAGTGCCGTGGTATGAAAAACCGACATATTTTATTTTTTCCTCTTGTTTTGCCTTTGATAAGAATTTTAAAACATCTTTTTTAAGCAGTCTGTTCATAGCTTTCAAATCAACATTGTGTAGAAAGTAATAGTCAATACAGTCAATTTGCAGCCTTTCTAACTGTTCATTTAATATTTTTTCCATATCTTCATACTTTTTTATGTTCATTGCAGGCAATTTTGTAGAAATTTTGACTTTGTTTCTATATTCTCCTTTTAGAGCCTTTCCAAGGACTTTTTCACTTTCTCCATTATTATAGATAGCTGCAGTATCGATAATGTTTATTCCATTGTCTATTGCATGGTGTATTAACTTTTCAGATTCTTTGTAGTTGATTTTACCATTTTTTGAAGGTAGTCTCATAGCTCCAAAGCCTATTGGTGAGAGTTCTTCTCGTGTTTTTTTGACAATCCTCTTTTCCATAATAATATAGTTAGTAAATGACCATAATAAATATGTTTAGAAAATTTAAATAAAAGGTTATTATTTTATATATACTGGATAAACAACTAAAATTCTTAATTTTTTTGAAAAATTGTAAACAATTAGTTTTTGATGTTTTGAATATGGCTGATTTTTCTGAACATTAATCACTAAAGTTCTTGACGGAGCTAAATAAATCGATATGATAATATTTATATATTGATGAAATTAAACTTATAATTATACCTATTTGACAATTAGGTTATTATGACTAATTTTTGAGGGTATTGATTTATTTTAAAAGGTGATGAATAGTGGTTTCAAAAAAGATTATAGCTATTGTTGTTGTAATAGCAGTGTTGGCTGTTGGTGTTGGAGTATGGGCTAACGGTTCAGCAAGCACTGATGACAGTTTAAATGGACAGGAAGTAAATTTAGCTGCTGCGGCTAGTTTAAAAAATGTTTTTGATGAAAAATTAATTCCAATGTTTGAAGAAAAATATCCTGGAGTAAAAGTCACTCCAACTTATGCTTCAAGCGGTGATTTACAAAAACAAATCGAAAATGGTTTGGATGCAGATGTATTTATGTCTGCAGGTAATAAACAGATGAATAAATTAGTTAATGAAAGTTTAATTGATAACAGTACTAACATTCAATTTTTAGAAAATAAAGTTGTTTTGATTGTACCTAAAGATTCCGACTTAAACATATCTTCATTTGAGGATTTGAAAAATGTAGATGGTAACATTGCTATGGGAGATCCTTCTTCAGTACCTGCAGGTCAATATGGTAAGGAAGTATTAACCAATCTTGGTGTATGGGACAGTGTTGAATCCAAATTGTCTTTAGGTACTGACGTAACTGCTGTATTAAATCAGGTAGCTCAGGGGTCTGCTGAATGCGGTATTGTATATTCTACTGATGCCAAATCTAATGATGATGTTAAAGTAGTTTGTGAAGCTCCAGATGATGCTTTAAAAACTCCAGTTATTTATCCGGTAGCTGAACTTAAAAACTCAGAGCATCAGGATGCTACTCAAAAGTTCATGGAATTCTTAAAAAGTAAAGAAGCTAAAGATGTATTTGTTGAATATGGATTTACAATTCATGAATAAACTTTATAACTTAAAATCCATATGATAATTTAAAGGAGAATTATTAACATGACTGACTGGACTCCAATTTTTATTTCAATGAAAACAGCAAGTTTATCAATTTTTATAACCTTTTTTTTAGGATTAATAGTTGCCTGGGGCATTGTTAAACTTAAAAATGATTCAGTAAAAATTGTACTTGACGGTATTTTTACACTTCCAATTGTATTGCCTCCTACTGTTGTAGGATTCTTTTTATTGTATATTTTTGGTGTTAGGGGTCCGATAGGTAAGTTTTTTGTAGACTTTTTTTCTGTGAAAATAGCATTTTCATGGTCTGCAACAGTTATCGCTGCAGTGGTCATGTCTTTTCCTTTAATGTATCGTTCTGCCAGAGGTGCATTTGAACAGGTAGATTCTAATTTATTGGATGCTGGCCGTACATTGGGGATGTCTGAGTTCAAAATTTTCTGGAAAGTTTTGCTTGCAAATGCACTTCCAGGAATTATTAGTGGGGGAATACTTGCCTATGCCAGAGGTTTAGGTGAGTTTGGTGCTACGGCAATGATTGCAGGAAATATTGCAGGACAAACTAGAACTCTTCCAATGGCGGTTTATTCTGAAGTAGCTGCCGGTAATATGGGAGATGCTTTTAATTATGTAATATTCATTGTTATTATATCATTTATAGCTATTTTTATTATGGATTATGTTTCAATACGTAAGGAAAGGCAGTGGAAATAATTTGGGGAATATGTTATGAGTAATGAATTGTTAAAAGTAAATATTCAAAAGAAACTTAAAGAATTTGACTTAAATGTGGATTTTGAATTAAAAAAAGGATGTTTAGGTATTTTAGGTCCTTCAGGTTGTGGTAAAAGTATGACTTTAAAATCTGTTGCAGGTATTGTAAATCCAGATAATGGTGTTATAAGTTTAACTACAAATGATGAAACTGTTTATTATGATTCTAATGAAAAAATTAATTTAAAGCCCCAAAAAAGAAATGTAGGATACTTATTTCAAAATTATGCATTATTTCCGAATATGACTGTAGAGGAAAATGTTGCTATTGGTTTACCTAAAGATTATGATGAAAAAAGGTTAACTGATATGATTAAACGCTTTCGTTTAGAAGGTTTGGAAAAGAGATATCCTAGAGAGTTATCTGGAGGTCAGCAGCAAAGAGTAGCTTTGGCCCGTATATTGGCTTACAGTCCGGATGTTATACTGTTGGATGAACCGTTTAGTGCAATGGATACATTTCTAAAAGAACAGTTACGTATTGAACTTAGTAATGTACTGAAAGATTTTGACGGATTTTCTATTCTTGTTACCCATAATCGTGATGAAGTATTTCAGTTTTGCGATGAGCTTTTAATATTGGACAAGGGTAAAATTATTGCAAAAGGAACTACTCACGATGTGTTTGAGAATCCAAAAAAAGTTCAGGTTGCTAGACTTACAGGATGTAAAAATATTTCTAAAGTTGAAATAATAGATGATTATCATCTTAAATCATTAGAATGGGGAATTACATTTGAAGTAGCTGAAAAAATTTCACAGGATATTACTCATATTGGAATAAGGGCACATGATTTTTTGCCTGCTGAAAAAGATGATATTAATTCATTTGACACTATAAACGCAACAAAATTGGAAATACCTTTTGAATGGCAAATAACGTTGGCAAATGGATTATGGTGGAAATTAGATAAAAAATACATGATCATGAATTTATAATTCCTGATTATTTAAAGGTAGATCCTAAAAATATTATCTTGTTGGAAGAGTAATTCAATATAAATGTATTTTTAATGGTATCTGAATTAATATGGATTCATTTTATCCAATTAATTATTATTTTTTGGAAAATGAAATAACGATTTTTATTTTTTTAAGTGTTTTTATAGTTTTTGTTCTGTTTAGATTACAGGCATTAATAAAAAATAAGATGCTAGTAAACAGATAAAAAAATCAGCTGACTTTTTGGCGGAGCCATAATAAACTTTAAATTATTTAAATAAGATATTATTTTTCATGAAACTGACAATTATTGGAACCGGCTATGTAGGTCTTGTTACCGGAACTTGTTTTGCAGAAATGGGAAATAAAGTTTACTGTGTTGATAATGACTTGGAAAAAATAGCTAATTTAAAAAATAATATCTTACCTATTTATGAACCTAATTTGGCATCATTAGTTAAATCCAATCAAAAAAAGGGAGATTTAATTTTTACCAGTGATTTAAAAGAGGCTTTAGACAATTCCAATATTATTTTCATAGCTGTTGGAACTCCTGAACATGAGGACGGTAGCGTTAATTTAGATTATGTTTATGATGTAGCTTCAGAAATAGCTGATGTTATTAGCCAGGATTCATTAATTGTCATTAAATCTACTGTTCCTGTCGGCACTGCTTTTAAGGTTAAGAAAGTAATAGAATCTAATTTAAATAAAGATATTAAAATTGATATAGCCAGCAATCCTGAATTTTTAAAGGAAGGGGTAGCTATTGCTGATTGTATGCATCCTGACCGTGTAATTATTGGTGCACAAAATGATGAAGTTTTTGAGACTTTAAAAGAGTTATACTCATCATTTATTGTTAATAGTGATAGATTTGTTTTGATGGATGTTAAAAGTGCTGAAATGAGCAAATATGTTGCCAATGCTCTGCTTGCTACTAAAATATCTTTCATGAATGAAATAGCCAATATATGTGAGAAAGTTGGTGCAAATGTTAAAAATGTTCGTTTAGGTATTGGCAGTGATAAAAGAATAGGTTATGATTTTATTTATGCTGGCTGCGGTTATGGTGGAAGCTGTTTTCCTAAAGATGTAAAAGGGCTGATTAATACTGCCCTTGATAATGTTATGAACCTAAGATTTTGGCTAATGTTGATGATGTCAATGAAAATCAAAAGCTTGTTTTAGTAAACAAGATTGTTGATAGGTTTGGTGAGGATTTATCAGGTCTAACTTTCGGTATTTGGGGTCTTTCTTTTAAACCTCAAACTGATGATGTAAGGTGTGCACCTTCTTTAATAATAGCTTCTGAAATTATTAAAAGGGGTGGAAAAATAAAAGCATATGATCCAAAAGCCATTGATAATTTCAGACAGAACTTTGATTCTAAAAATATTGATTATAAAAAATCCAAATATGATGTTTTAGATGATAGTGACTGTCTTGTTTTAATTACTGAATGGAAAGAATTCAGAGCTCTTGATTTGGATGAATTAGCTAAAAGATTAAACCAGAAGATTATTTTTGACGGCAGGAATATTTATTCACCTAAAATTAGAGAAGCAGGTTTTGAGCTATATCAAATAGGTTGCTAAAACTTTTAGCAATATCTAAATTTTATTTTTTAAATTTAATGAATTTTAAATTATTTTTAGTGTTTTGTTTTTATTTTCCTATTTTTCCCTATTCAATTCTAGATTTGTTATGATAAATCATTATATTTATAAACATTATTTGACAGATATAATATTAATTTTTATAATGATATTTAGGTGTTTTCATGTTAACATCAGTACAAAAAGAAATTTTACAAACATTAATTAATTTGTACCAGTCTGCTAACGGCGGATCTATTAAAGGTGAAGACATTGCTGAAATTATGAGTAGAAATCCGGGAACAATTCGTAATCAGATGCAATCTCTTAGAAGTTTAGGTTTGGTTAAAGGAGTACCAGGGCCTCGTGGTGGTTATAAACCTACTGTAGAAGCTTATCACTCTTTAAACATTTCAGTCACTGATAAGGATTTTAATGTACCTATTTATAAAGATGGGGAAAAATTAAAAGATATTTCAGTTGCAAAAATTGAATTTACAAGTATTCCACAGCCTGGCGAATGTGAGGCAGCTATTAAAGTTTTAGGAAACATTAAGGATTTAAGTTTGGGAGATACCATTAGAATAGGCCCTACACCAGTTAACAATTTGGGAGTAATGGGTAAAATTGTAGGTAGGGATGATATGGACAATATTTTGCTTGTAGACACTACTACAATTAGAAGTATTCCTAAAAATACTGTTGGCGATATAGCCAGCCGTGATGTAGTATCTTTAAAAGTCAGTTCTACTTTAAAGGAAGCTGCAGAAGTTTTTGCGTTTAATGATATTAAAGGAGCTCCTGTAATGGAGGATGGTAAAGCAGTAGGAGTATTTACTGTAACTGACCTTGTTAGAGCAATAGCTAATAATAAAGAGGATTTGCTTGTTGGAGATTTAATGACTACGAATATTGTAATCGTTAATGAAGACATGAGAATAGCTAATGCTATTGAAATAATGCTTAAAAAAGCAATAAGTAGGGTGCTTATTGCTGATAACGATAATAATTTACTTGGAATTGTTACAAGAACAGATTTAATTAATTCCATAACAAATTTAAGTCAATTCCCTATTATTACCCAATAATTATTTTTTACAAGTGATTTAATGAAAGTAAATCAGATAGACATTTCTAAAGATATGAAAGTAAGTGATTTGGTGGCTCAATTTGAAGCATCAGATGTTTTAGGTGCTGGCAGAGTTGCAAGGGCTACTAATATTCTGGCAAATATGATTAAAGATGAAGATACAAATGTATTTATGAGCCTTGGAGGTCCTTTAATTCCTGGGGGGATGAGAAATATTGTTTCTCAAATGATAAGGGAAGGTCATGTGGATTTAATCGTATCAAGCGGAGCTAATCTTACTCATGATTTACTTGAAGCATTTGGTGGAGCTCATTACAGGGATGAAGGAAAAGATGATGAGGAACTTAATGCTGAAGGAATTGGCAGAATAGCTGATATTAATGTGGGATCCAATGATTTTGAAGTTTTTGAAAAGGAAATAAATAGATTATTTGAAATAATATCTGCTAAAAAACCTGTAATATCTATTCAGGAATTAATTTATGAAATTGGAATGTTGATTGATGATGAAAATTCTTTTATAGCTACTGCAGCAAGAAATAATGTTCCAATTTTCGCTCCAGGTATTATTGATTGTATGATTGGTTTGCAGTTATGGATTTTTTCACAGGACCATGATTTTACAATAAGTGCAGCTGGAGATATGCCTTATTTGTCAGATATTGTATTTGGCAGCGAAAAGGTAGGTGGAATCTTACTTGGAGGAGGCCTTACAAAACATTATACTTTAGCTTCAAATATTTTAAACGGTGGTCTTGACTGTGCAGTTCAGATAACAATGGATAGGCCGGAAGCAGGTAGTTTAGGTGGAGCTCCATTAGAAGAAGCTAAATCATGGTCAAAAGCAAAATGCGGATCTAATTTAGCTACTGTTGTTGGAGATGTTACAATTATCTTCCCGTTAATCTATGCTGCTGCATTAGATAAGATCTGATTTATTTTTATGGTGATTTTAAGTGAGTTATATTATTTTGGCTGTTTTATTTTTCTTAAGTGGATTTTTCATGAAATTGTCCGATGATGCCTGTGATGTAGGTGATGACAAGTCATTAGCTATTGCACTGGGACTGTTATGTGCAATAACTTCAGCATTTGCAACAGTATCAAGTGCATCTGCAGCATACATATTTATCGGAATTTTAATTGGTAATTTGCTTGCCTTAAAAGTTGACGGAATTCATCATATTATAACTTTGGTATTGTTTGTATTGATTTCATTAGTTATGGGCATTCCGGAGTTAAGTGTGGTTATTTTATTAATATGTATATTTTCAGCACTTTTAGATGAAATAGGACATGAATTAATAAGTAATTTAACTGAAAACAAATTTTTAAATTACTTTTTTGAATATAGGTGTGCAATGAAAGTAGCAATATTCTTACTGGCTGTTTGCGGTGTATTCAATATATTTTTCTTTGTATTGTTTATATTATTTGAGTTCGCATACCTAGTTGCAGGTTCAATATCTGAAAATGGTTTATTTAAAAAAAGTAGAATTTAAAAAGGATTTTTTAATCCTTTATTATTTTTTCACAGGCCAGTGCAGGATTATCTGATTCATAAATGCTTCTTCCAACAATAATGGCACTTGCAAATTCAAGAGTTTTTTTAGCATCTCCACCCTGTTTTCCGACACCTGGAGAAATAATGCAGGCATCATCACCTACAATGTTTCTTATTTCACTTAATCTGTCTAATCTTGTAGCCGGTGCAACATAATTGGTAATTCCCATATCAACTCCCATTTTAGCTATAGCTTCAGCATCTTTTTGTAAAAACATTTTAGCTCCCGGATGTGACATTTCAGTAAGTAAAAATATTTCTTTTTCGTGTTTATTTGCACTGTCTAGACAAGCCTGAACACTGTCGGAACCTACAAAACCGTGACAGATTATTGCATCTGCTCCTGCATCAAATGTTAAATCGCAGATTTTGGAATTGGTAGCGTCAATGTCTGCAACTTTATAATCGCAGATTATATTTGCACCAAATTCATCTTTTATAATTTTAATGATTTCTAATCCTTCAGCTAATGTCAATGGATATCCTATTTTTATTGTATTGATATAGGGGCTTACTTCTTTACATATTTCAATTGCTTTGTCTTTATTGGTTACATCAAGTGCTAATATTAAGTTATTTTTAATATTCATTTGGAATCGCCTTTAGTAATTTGTAGTTGGTTTATATTTATTGTATTTTAACAGTTATATAAATTAGGAATTATTTTTTGGTGTACTTAATTTAGTAATACTTTTCATACTATCTTTGTCTAATTCGAATTTTATTTTTAATTTTATTATATTTTTTTTATTTTTTGCCTTGAATTTTTATAATTAGTTCATTATTCAAGTAAAATTTATATATGATAAACATAAAAATAATGTAATACCAATTTGATTTTTTGTTGGATTGGTTAAAGAGAATGAGTATGTTTTTGGCTTATTTTGGAGGAATATAATTATGCATATTATGGAAGGTTTTTTACCTGCAGAGTGGTGTGCTGTTTGGTTTATTATATCAATACCAATAGTGCTCTACGGTGTATATCAGATAAAGAAGATTACAGAAACCACACCGGAATCTAAAGCTTTGATTGCTGTAAGTGGTGCATTTATGTTTATTTTATCTTCATTGAAATTACCGTCTGTTACTGGAAGTTGTTCACATCCGACTGGTAACGGATTTGGCGCAGTATTATTTGGACCTGCAGTTACTGCAGTGTTAGCTTCAATTGTTTTAATTTTCCAAGCATTATTACTTGCTCATGGTGGAATTACAACTTTAGGAGCAAATATATTTTCAATGGGTATTGTAGGTCCTGTTGTCGCATGGATTGTATATAAAGCTTTAATAAAAGCAGATGTTCCATCTATTGTTGGAGTTTTCTTTGCAGCATTTTTAGGAGATTTATTAACTTATGTTGCTACATCATTCCAGTTAGCTCTTGCTTTCCCACTTCCTACTTTTGGAGCAGCTTTATACAAATTTTTAATAATATTTGCTGTTACTCAAATTCCTTTGGCAATTGGTGAAGGTATTTTGACTGTGATTATTTGGGATAGATTGAAAGCATATAAACCAAAATTGTTGAAAAAACTTGATGTATTAAGTGCTAAGGAAAACTAGGTGGTTATTATGAAAAAATCAACATCAATCATTTTATTAGCAGTTGTAATTATTTTGTTTATTGCACCGTTAGTAATGTATAACGGCTATGGTGAAGACGAAGGATACTTTGGCGGAGCTGATGACCAAGCTGGAGAAGCTATTGAAGAAACAGGTTATGAACCATGGTTCTCATCTATATGGGAACCACCAAGCGGTGAAATTGAAAGTTTACTTTTCGCACTTCAAGCAGCTATCGGGGCATTGATAATCGGATATGCCTTTGGTTATTGGAGAGGCCAATCTAAAAAAGAGGATTAATTTCCTCATTTTATTTTTTTTTAGTGATTTTTATGAAATTTGACATGGACTACATTGCTCATCATAACAGATTAACTTTAATGAATTCCTATTATAAGATAGCTATAGCTATGGGATTAATGATAATTACATTAATTTTGAATAATTTATATTTTGATGTTATTATCTTTGCTTTAATGTTAATTTTAATAGTGGCAGTAGCTGGAATTTCATTTAAATCCTATTTAAAGTTTATTTCAATTCCTGCAGTTTTTACAATACTGACATGCGTATTTTTATTATTTTTCTTTGGAACTGGAAATATTGTTTGGGACAGTCATTTTTATGGAATTGCAATAAGGCAGGATGCAGTTGATTTGGCAATTTATACTTTTTTTAGAATTTTTGCATGTTTTTCATGTTTGGGATTTTTAGGTTTAACTACCCCAATAGCAGAGGTTTTACATTCTTTGGAAGTTATAAAAGTACCTAAAATAGTAATAGAAATTGCATTGCTTATGTATAATACAATATTCATATTTTTAAATGAAATTGATATAATGAAAAAAGCACAGGAAACAAGATTAGGTTATAATGGATATAAAACTTCATTTAAATCTGTAGCAATGTTGGGGAGCAATATATTTTTAAGATCTATGGATAAAGCA
This genomic stretch from Methanobrevibacter smithii ATCC 35061 harbors:
- a CDS encoding energy-coupling factor ABC transporter substrate-binding protein, giving the protein MKKSTSIILLAVVIILFIAPLVMYNGYGEDEGYFGGADDQAGEAIEETGYEPWFSSIWEPPSGEIESLLFALQAAIGALIIGYAFGYWRGQSKKED
- a CDS encoding energy-coupling factor ABC transporter permease; translation: MHIMEGFLPAEWCAVWFIISIPIVLYGVYQIKKITETTPESKALIAVSGAFMFILSSLKLPSVTGSCSHPTGNGFGAVLFGPAVTAVLASIVLIFQALLLAHGGITTLGANIFSMGIVGPVVAWIVYKALIKADVPSIVGVFFAAFLGDLLTYVATSFQLALAFPLPTFGAALYKFLIIFAVTQIPLAIGEGILTVIIWDRLKAYKPKLLKKLDVLSAKEN
- the cbiQ gene encoding cobalt ECF transporter T component CbiQ codes for the protein MKFDMDYIAHHNRLTLMNSYYKIAIAMGLMIITLILNNLYFDVIIFALMLILIVAVAGISFKSYLKFISIPAVFTILTCVFLLFFFGTGNIVWDSHFYGIAIRQDAVDLAIYTFFRIFACFSCLGFLGLTTPIAEVLHSLEVIKVPKIVIEIALLMYNTIFIFLNEIDIMKKAQETRLGYNGYKTSFKSVAMLGSNIFLRSMDKAESLQHSLDSRGYDGEIPMYKPQNRSDD